The following proteins come from a genomic window of Desmospora profundinema:
- a CDS encoding sigma 54-interacting transcriptional regulator codes for MKRFLIVGGGKGGTALLRALREMDRVKVMGVVDIDPDAPAIDEAKRLGIPTGSDVSPFLRRKPDVILEVTGIPEVYRDLCKWTDGRILVVSGEVANLIMHLIEEKEQWFEAWRQRQLELDAILNSTHDGMIAVNRVGQVTLFNRAAERLIGMEAGEVMGRSISEAIPNSRLDQVLATGRPELNQSLELANGKQIVTNREPVRDREGKPIGAVAVFRDITEVQALTQQVTDLKSMKSHLQAIIDSSDDAITVVDTQGRGVLINPAYTRLTGLTPEEVMGKPADTDISEGESMHMKVLKTGKPFRGVPMKVGPHRKDVVVNVAPIVIEGKLKGSVGIIHDMSEIKKLTRELERARRIIRTLEAKYTFDDIIGAGEEMQEALRQAKQGAHTRATVLLRGESGTGKELFAHAIHNDSSRKFNQFVRVNCASLSESLLESELFGYEEGAFTGALRGGKKGLFEEASGGTIFLDEIGELSPSTQAKLLRVLQEKEVVRVGGTKAIPVDVRVIAATHVDLEKAIQNKRFREDLYYRLNVLPIHIPPLRNRKDDLEALSLFLIKKFNQEYGRNVSEVSREALQTLCAYDWPGNVRELENVLGRAMINMSFHERIIQKEHLLPLQLFRPSSSPPSHSSPHPKEGETLQDVIARAEREHIQRVLEGANRNKTEAARRLGISVRNLYYKMEKHGIDVQERGADPSHPNRSHINEE; via the coding sequence ATGAAGCGTTTTCTGATCGTTGGCGGAGGCAAAGGGGGAACGGCACTTCTTCGCGCGTTACGCGAAATGGACCGGGTGAAGGTAATGGGAGTGGTGGACATCGACCCCGATGCCCCGGCGATCGATGAAGCCAAACGCCTGGGGATTCCGACGGGTTCGGATGTGTCGCCTTTTCTCCGCCGAAAACCCGATGTCATTTTGGAAGTGACTGGGATTCCTGAAGTCTACCGCGATTTGTGCAAGTGGACTGATGGTCGCATACTGGTGGTGTCCGGCGAAGTCGCCAATCTGATCATGCATCTGATTGAAGAGAAGGAGCAGTGGTTTGAGGCGTGGCGGCAGCGGCAACTGGAATTGGATGCGATTTTAAACTCCACACATGACGGGATGATTGCTGTTAACCGGGTGGGGCAGGTGACGCTGTTCAACCGGGCAGCGGAGCGCCTCATCGGGATGGAAGCCGGTGAGGTGATGGGTCGATCCATCTCGGAAGCGATCCCCAACTCCAGGTTGGATCAGGTGCTTGCCACGGGCCGGCCGGAGTTGAACCAGTCCCTGGAGTTGGCCAACGGCAAACAGATTGTGACCAACCGCGAGCCGGTCCGGGATCGGGAAGGGAAACCGATCGGAGCGGTGGCGGTTTTCCGGGATATCACGGAGGTGCAGGCTCTCACCCAGCAGGTGACGGACTTAAAAAGCATGAAAAGTCACCTGCAAGCCATTATCGATTCTTCCGATGATGCAATCACCGTAGTGGACACCCAAGGGCGCGGAGTCCTGATTAACCCCGCCTATACGCGTTTGACGGGCTTGACTCCGGAGGAAGTGATGGGAAAGCCGGCAGACACCGATATCTCCGAAGGGGAAAGTATGCACATGAAGGTGTTAAAGACCGGTAAACCGTTTCGCGGGGTTCCGATGAAAGTGGGTCCCCACCGCAAGGATGTCGTGGTCAACGTGGCTCCCATTGTCATCGAAGGCAAGTTAAAAGGGAGCGTCGGAATCATTCATGATATGTCGGAAATTAAAAAGCTCACTCGAGAACTGGAGCGGGCGCGCCGCATCATTCGCACCTTGGAGGCGAAATACACCTTTGACGATATTATCGGAGCCGGCGAGGAGATGCAGGAGGCTTTGCGTCAGGCGAAGCAGGGGGCACATACCCGGGCGACCGTTCTTTTGCGCGGAGAGTCGGGTACGGGTAAGGAGTTGTTTGCCCATGCCATTCATAATGATTCCAGCCGCAAGTTTAACCAGTTTGTTCGGGTTAATTGCGCGTCGCTGTCTGAGTCACTACTGGAGAGCGAGCTTTTCGGGTATGAGGAGGGAGCGTTCACCGGGGCGTTGCGGGGAGGCAAGAAAGGCTTGTTTGAGGAAGCGAGCGGAGGGACCATCTTTCTGGACGAAATCGGGGAATTGTCTCCTTCCACTCAGGCCAAACTCCTACGCGTTTTGCAGGAGAAAGAAGTGGTCCGCGTAGGCGGTACAAAGGCCATACCTGTGGATGTGAGGGTGATTGCGGCCACCCATGTCGACCTGGAGAAAGCGATCCAGAATAAACGTTTTCGGGAAGACCTCTATTATCGACTCAATGTGCTGCCCATTCATATCCCGCCGTTGCGAAACCGCAAGGATGACCTGGAAGCGTTGTCGTTGTTCCTGATTAAAAAGTTTAACCAGGAATACGGCCGCAATGTTTCCGAAGTGAGTCGCGAAGCGCTGCAAACGCTGTGTGCCTATGACTGGCCGGGCAATGTCCGGGAGCTGGAGAACGTATTGGGCCGGGCGATGATCAACATGTCCTTCCATGAACGGATCATCCAAAAGGAGCATCTCCTGCCCCTTCAGCTTTTCCGACCCTCCAGTTCTCCCCCGTCCCATTCCTCCCCCCACCCAAAAGAGGGGGAAACGTTACAGGATGTGATCGCCCGTGCCGAACGGGAACACATTCAGCGAGTATTGGAAGGAGCCAATCGGAACAAGACGGAAGCCGCCCGTCGCTTAGGCATCTCGGTCCGTAATCTCTACTACAAAATGGAGAAGCATGGAATCGATGTTCAAGAGCGAGGGGCGGATCCTTCCCATCCTAACCGGTCCCACATAAATGAAGAGTAG
- the buk gene encoding butyrate kinase gives MVQEPIRVLAINPGSTSTKIGVYDDEKAILEETLRHDAEELARYPDLFDQYPFRKQVILQTLEREGIHLTGLQAVVGRGGLLRPIPGGTYKVNDAMIRDLRSGRYGEHASNLGAVLARDIAETMNIPAFIVDPVVVDELEPIARISGVPEIERRSIFHALNQKAVARRVAEQMGKRYNEINLVVAHMGGGITVGAHRRGRVVDVNNGLHGEGPFSPERAGTLPVGDLVAISYSGKFFASEIMKMIVGKGGLMGYLGTTDARLVENRIREGDEQARLVYHAMAYQVAKEIGSYAAVLEGNVDGIILTGGLAYGELFTEEIRKRTQWIADVHVVPGENELQALVEGAIRVVRGEEEARIYPHGESGKERMSMDG, from the coding sequence ATGGTGCAGGAACCGATTCGGGTGCTGGCGATCAATCCCGGCTCCACATCAACCAAGATCGGAGTTTACGACGACGAAAAAGCGATTCTGGAGGAAACGCTGCGACATGATGCCGAGGAGTTGGCCCGCTATCCGGATCTGTTTGACCAGTACCCTTTCCGCAAACAAGTGATTCTTCAGACCCTGGAACGGGAGGGAATCCATCTCACCGGGTTGCAGGCGGTGGTTGGTCGCGGAGGGTTGCTCAGGCCCATCCCCGGCGGCACATATAAGGTGAACGACGCGATGATTCGGGATTTGCGCTCGGGTCGCTATGGAGAGCACGCGTCAAATCTGGGCGCTGTCCTGGCCCGGGATATCGCGGAAACGATGAATATCCCCGCTTTTATCGTCGATCCGGTGGTAGTGGACGAATTGGAACCGATAGCCCGTATTTCCGGGGTGCCGGAGATTGAGCGGCGCAGCATTTTTCATGCTCTGAACCAAAAGGCAGTGGCCCGCCGGGTCGCCGAACAGATGGGGAAACGGTACAATGAGATTAACCTGGTGGTGGCGCACATGGGCGGCGGCATCACGGTGGGAGCCCATCGCCGCGGTCGTGTGGTCGACGTCAACAATGGGCTGCACGGGGAGGGTCCTTTTTCCCCGGAACGGGCGGGGACGCTGCCGGTGGGGGATCTGGTGGCCATCAGTTATTCCGGTAAATTTTTCGCCAGTGAGATCATGAAGATGATCGTGGGAAAAGGGGGATTGATGGGCTACCTCGGAACCACCGATGCCAGGCTGGTGGAAAACCGCATCCGGGAAGGAGACGAGCAGGCCCGTCTCGTCTACCACGCCATGGCGTACCAGGTGGCAAAGGAGATCGGTTCCTACGCCGCTGTCCTGGAAGGGAATGTGGACGGAATCATCCTGACCGGGGGTCTGGCTTACGGCGAGCTGTTTACCGAGGAGATCCGCAAACGGACCCAATGGATTGCCGATGTCCATGTGGTGCCTGGAGAAAATGAATTGCAGGCACTGGTGGAAGGTGCGATCCGGGTCGTCCGCGGGGAAGAAGAAGCGCGCATCTACCCGCATGGGGAGTCCGGAAAGGAAAGGATGTCGATGGATGGCTGA
- the ptb gene encoding phosphate butyryltransferase, with translation MKSFQEVLKVAESLPAVTVAVAAADDREVLEAVADAKRRGIADFLLFGDESRIHQLSEGLDLTLEDGSIIHEPHPAKACGAAVRAVRDGKADVVMKGMVHTSDFLRAILNKEAGLRTGKVLSHVATFEVPGYDRLIHVTDPALNVEPTLKEKAQITENVIRLCHSLGLEEPKVAVLGAVEVVNPDMPPTLEAAALAQMTRRGQIKGAIVDGPFALDNAVSVEAAEHKKITGPVAGRADVLLVPDIEAGNILYKSMVYFAKAKIGALVLGASAPVVLTSRADTHEAKLYSIALAVLEADRMKGGS, from the coding sequence ATCAAGAGCTTCCAAGAGGTGCTAAAGGTGGCGGAATCCCTGCCCGCCGTGACCGTAGCTGTAGCTGCAGCGGATGATCGTGAAGTGTTGGAAGCGGTGGCGGATGCGAAGCGACGGGGTATCGCTGATTTCCTGTTGTTTGGAGATGAATCCCGCATCCACCAGCTGTCGGAAGGATTGGATCTTACGCTGGAGGACGGTTCGATCATCCATGAACCCCACCCTGCGAAAGCATGTGGGGCGGCGGTCCGGGCCGTGCGTGACGGGAAAGCGGATGTGGTGATGAAAGGGATGGTTCATACTTCCGATTTTCTGCGCGCCATCTTAAATAAAGAGGCGGGTTTGCGGACCGGCAAAGTGCTGAGTCATGTGGCCACCTTTGAGGTGCCCGGTTACGATCGGTTGATCCATGTGACCGATCCCGCCCTCAATGTGGAGCCCACACTGAAGGAAAAGGCGCAGATTACGGAAAATGTCATCCGTCTTTGTCATTCACTGGGTCTGGAAGAACCCAAGGTGGCCGTGCTGGGTGCAGTCGAAGTGGTCAACCCCGATATGCCGCCCACTCTGGAGGCGGCAGCTCTTGCTCAGATGACCCGCAGGGGGCAGATCAAGGGAGCGATCGTGGACGGTCCATTTGCTCTGGACAATGCGGTTTCCGTAGAAGCGGCGGAACATAAAAAAATCACCGGTCCTGTCGCCGGCCGCGCGGACGTTCTCTTAGTGCCGGATATTGAAGCCGGCAATATCCTTTACAAGTCCATGGTCTATTTCGCCAAAGCCAAAATCGGTGCGTTGGTCCTGGGTGCTTCGGCTCCCGTGGTGCTTACCTCCCGGGCGGACACCCACGAGGCCAAGCTGTACTCCATCGCCCTGGCGGTGCTGGAGGCCGATCGAATGAAAGGCGGATCATGA
- a CDS encoding Leu/Phe/Val dehydrogenase: MEIFKTLEKYDYEQLLFCQDEESGLKAIIAIHDTTLGPALGGTRMWTYASEEDAVIDALRLARGMTYKAAASGLNLGGGKTVIIGDPRKDKNEAMFRAFGRFIQGLNGRYITAEDVGTTVEDMDLIHEETRFVTGVSPAFGSSGNPSPVTAYGCYHGMKAAAQIAYGSDSLEGKVVAVQGVGSVAYHLCKYLHDEGVRLIVTDINQENMERAVRDFGAETVDPDHIYDVECDIFAPCALGAIINDDTINRLHCRVIAGSANNQLKDEEHGDILNEKGIVYAPDYVINAGGLINVADELLGYNRERAMKKVEGIYDTILRIFEIAERDRIPSYKAADRMAEERIATMRQSRSMFLLNERNILNMK; encoded by the coding sequence ATGGAGATCTTCAAAACGCTGGAGAAATACGACTATGAACAACTGCTGTTCTGCCAGGACGAAGAGTCCGGCCTGAAAGCGATTATCGCCATCCATGACACCACGTTGGGTCCCGCGCTGGGCGGGACCCGCATGTGGACATATGCTTCGGAGGAGGATGCGGTGATTGACGCTTTGCGCCTGGCCCGGGGCATGACCTATAAAGCGGCCGCATCGGGGCTCAATCTGGGCGGCGGCAAAACCGTCATCATCGGCGATCCCAGAAAGGATAAGAATGAAGCGATGTTCCGCGCCTTCGGCCGGTTTATCCAGGGGTTGAACGGTCGTTATATCACGGCGGAAGACGTAGGAACCACAGTGGAGGACATGGATTTGATCCATGAAGAGACCCGTTTCGTTACCGGTGTGTCGCCGGCGTTCGGTTCCAGCGGCAACCCGTCCCCCGTTACGGCATACGGCTGCTACCACGGCATGAAAGCAGCGGCCCAGATCGCTTATGGTTCCGACTCCCTGGAAGGAAAAGTGGTGGCGGTGCAAGGGGTTGGAAGTGTGGCTTATCACCTTTGCAAGTATTTGCATGATGAAGGAGTCCGGTTGATCGTCACCGACATCAACCAAGAGAATATGGAACGCGCCGTCCGTGATTTTGGAGCGGAGACCGTGGATCCGGATCACATTTATGATGTGGAGTGCGATATATTCGCTCCCTGCGCCTTAGGGGCCATTATCAACGATGACACGATCAACCGCCTGCACTGCCGCGTCATTGCCGGTTCCGCCAACAACCAGCTGAAAGACGAAGAGCATGGAGACATCCTGAATGAAAAAGGAATTGTCTACGCACCCGATTATGTCATCAATGCCGGCGGCTTAATTAATGTGGCGGACGAGTTGCTGGGATACAACCGGGAACGGGCGATGAAAAAGGTGGAAGGCATTTACGACACCATCCTCCGGATCTTTGAAATCGCCGAGCGGGATCGCATACCCAGCTATAAAGCAGCCGACCGGATGGCGGAAGAGCGGATCGCCACGATGCGGCAATCCCGGAGTATGTTCCTTTTAAACGAGCGAAACATCTTAAACATGAAGTAA